In Brachybacterium saurashtrense, the genomic stretch GCGGCGTCCGCGGGGGTGGCGACCCCGCCCGCGGTGAACAGCACCACCGGCAGCGAGCCGGTCTCGGCCACCTCCTTGACCAGCGCGAACGGAGCCTGGAGCTCCTTCGAGGCGACGTACAGCTCGTCCTCGCACTTGGCCGCGAGCTCGCGGATCTGCCCGGTGATGGTGCGGATGTGCTTGGTGGCCTCGGAGACGTCCCCGGTGCCGGCCTCGCCCTTGGAGCGGATCATCGCGGCGCCCTCGGTGATCCGGCGCAGCGCCTCGCCCAGGTTCGTCGCCCCGCACACGAAGGGCACCGTGAAGCGGTGCTTGTCGATGTGGTGCACGTAGTCCGCGGGGGAGAGCACCTCGGACTCGTCCACGTAGTCCACGCCCAGCTCCTGCAGCACCTGGGCCTCGACCTGGTGGCCGATGCGGGCCTTCGCCATCACCGGGATGGAGACGGCCTCGATGATCCCGTCGATCATGTCCGGATCGCTCATGCGGGACACCCCGCCCTGGGCGCGGATGTCCGCCGGGACCCGCTCGAGGGCCATCACGGCCACGGCGCCGGCGTCCTCGGCGATCTTCGCCTGCTCCGGGGTGACGACGTCCATGATCACGCCGCCCTTGAGCATCTCGGCGAGGCCGCGCTTGACGGTGCCGGTGCCGGTGGACGGGGCGGAGGTGGTGTCGGTGCTGGTCACAGGGGTGCTCCCTCATCATCGCGCGGCGCGGGCCGGCGGCCTCCGACGCCGCGACCCTCCCTGCACCACTTTGGCCTATGCCAAAACGGTAGCACGGGGTGGCAGCGCGGGGTGTCGGCGAGGCGCGTCCCTGCGGCCGGGGCCGGGCCGGGCGCCGCGCCGCCCACCCCTACACTCGAGCAGGTGGGGACCTCTTCGGCAGCGATGATCTCCGGCGCCACCGCCGCCGAGATCTCCGACAGCGTGCGCGCCCTCATCGACCGCGGCGAGCTGGTGCCGGGAGACGCGCTGCCGCCCGTGCGCGCCCTCGCCGAGCAGCTGGGCGTCAACCGCAACACCGCGGTGGCCGCCTACCGCCGGCTCGCCCGCGACGGCGCCGTGATCGGGCAGGGCCGGGCAGGGACCCGCGTGGCCGGTGCCGCGCCGACGCCCCAGGAGGGCTTCGCGCCGGCCGCCGCGCTCGCCGAACTCGCCGAGCTCGCCGAACAGCCGGAGGGCGTGCCCGTCGGCGACCTGCGCGATCTGGGCACCGGCAACCCCTCCCCGGCGCTGATCCCCGACCTCGCCCCGGCGCTCGCCGGCGCCGTCGGCCGCCCCGTGCTGTACGGCGAGCCGGTGATCGATCCGGACTTCGCGCGCTGGGCCCGCGCGTGGATGGCGCCCGACGTCCCGGGCGGGGCCGACGGGCCCTCGCTCACCCTCACCAGCGGTGCGGTCGACGCGATCGAGCGCCTGCTCGCCCAGGCGCTGACCCGCGACGACGCGGTCGCGCTGGAGGATCCCTGCTTCCTGGCCAGCATCCAGACGGTGCGCCACGCCGGCTACCGCGCGATCCCGGTGCCGGTGGACGCCGCGGGCATGACCCCGCACGGGCTGCGGGCCGCGCTGGAGGACGGCGCCCGCGCGGTGGTGCTCACCCCCCGCGCCCAGAACCCCACCGGCGCCTCCCTCGGCGCCCGGCGGGCGCAGGAGCTGGGCGAGGTGCTCGCCAATCACCCCTACGTGCTGGTCATCCAGGACGACTACTACTCCTTCCTCTCCCGCTCCCCGTTCCGCTCGGTGGTGGGGCCGGGGCACCGGCGGTGGGCGCTGGTGCGCTCGGTCTCGAAGTTCCTGGGCCCGGATCTGTGCCTCGCGGTCACGGCCACCGACCCGGAGACCGCCCGCCGCCTCGCGCTGCGGCTCAGCCCCGGCACCACCTGGGTGAGCCACCTGCTGCAGCGCCTCGCCCACGGCGTGCTGCGCGAAGACGGCGCACGGGAGCTGATCGAGCGCGCCGGGGCCCACTACGCCGCCCGCGGCGCCGCCTTCGCCGAGGCGATGGCGCGGCACGGCCTGCCCCTGGTGCCGGGCGACGGGATGAGCCTGTGGGTGCCGGTGCCGCGCCCTGCCCGGCAGGTCG encodes the following:
- the pdxS gene encoding pyridoxal 5'-phosphate synthase lyase subunit PdxS yields the protein MTSTDTTSAPSTGTGTVKRGLAEMLKGGVIMDVVTPEQAKIAEDAGAVAVMALERVPADIRAQGGVSRMSDPDMIDGIIEAVSIPVMAKARIGHQVEAQVLQELGVDYVDESEVLSPADYVHHIDKHRFTVPFVCGATNLGEALRRITEGAAMIRSKGEAGTGDVSEATKHIRTITGQIRELAAKCEDELYVASKELQAPFALVKEVAETGSLPVVLFTAGGVATPADAAFMMQLGADGVFVGSGIFKSGDPAARAAAIVKATAFHDDPAVIAEASRGLGEAMVGLNVADLPAPHRLAERGW
- a CDS encoding aminotransferase class I/II-fold pyridoxal phosphate-dependent enzyme, with protein sequence MISGATAAEISDSVRALIDRGELVPGDALPPVRALAEQLGVNRNTAVAAYRRLARDGAVIGQGRAGTRVAGAAPTPQEGFAPAAALAELAELAEQPEGVPVGDLRDLGTGNPSPALIPDLAPALAGAVGRPVLYGEPVIDPDFARWARAWMAPDVPGGADGPSLTLTSGAVDAIERLLAQALTRDDAVALEDPCFLASIQTVRHAGYRAIPVPVDAAGMTPHGLRAALEDGARAVVLTPRAQNPTGASLGARRAQELGEVLANHPYVLVIQDDYYSFLSRSPFRSVVGPGHRRWALVRSVSKFLGPDLCLAVTATDPETARRLALRLSPGTTWVSHLLQRLAHGVLREDGARELIERAGAHYAARGAAFAEAMARHGLPLVPGDGMSLWVPVPRPARQVATALARRGWLVRTGDEFRLAADGPAGPGVGRSGGPGVEPSHHLRLTVHELTDAQMDALAADLAAACR